TGGAGACAACTGCTCAGTCCCCTGCCAATGCCAAGAGGGGCCCTGCCACCCTGTCTCTGGGGCCTGCCAGCATGGTAAGGTGGAGGAGGGGTACGGGGTACAGTGACCGTGGCCCTTTAGATGGGCTTCAGGTGCCTGTCACTTGTCTGGGAAGCTGGCCCACTTCAGAGACATCCCCTACGCTTGAAGTCTATGTGGATGTTTTGGGGCATTGCCCTCTGAGAAACCAGACTAGAGCCTAGGCTATGAGTGGGCAGGGCTGGACACCGGGATGTGCATCAGGCACCAGAACTGGGGGCAAGAGCCTATGGAATAGGCCATGGCCATGAGGAGGGGGCAGACCAGAAAGGAGGCTGCCTGGAGGAGGGGGCCTCCAGGCTGGGCAGTCTATATGTCACAGAGGTGGAAGAAGGACCCACAGGGAGGGGGTGCCCACAGCTAAGGATGAGATATACTGTGTGGAAGGCAGGACAGCCCTGGCTGTTTGACCCcccctcctgctcccccaggccTTCACGGTCAGGATGCCGCCCTCATCGCGGGCATCCTGGTGCCTCTGTTGCTGCTCCTCCTGGGCATCGCCTGCTGTGCCTACTGCTGCTGGGCCGCCCGCATGGACCCCAAGGACAGGTAAGCACTGACTtgtcccttccccaccccacagcTCAGGCTATGGGATGGGTGCAAGGTGGCATCTGGTTGCCTGTCTGGGTGGGGAAGGGCTGGCCTTGTCCCCCACTCAGGTAAGGGGTGATGGAGGTCGCTGGCAGTGGCAGTGGCTTGGAGACACCAGGTCAGCCTTCTGCCTTCCTTGGAAAACTTGATGGGGGAGTTTTTGAGCTGCATGGGCAGGTGGGACTGGTCAGCAGGCTGGTGAGGCTCAGAGCCACAGCAGAAGGCTGAAGGTTTACTAATGGAGACTCAGGAGTGGGGGCGGGGGCACACAAAACCAGCAGGAGGGTGATGTAAAAGTTATCACAGAGGAGCAGACCCACTTGCCCTCCTCTGGGGCATAGATcctggggatggagggaggagcCCCTCACACAAACATGAACACAGGACACGTGTAAAGCTGTCAGAGGAATGGCAAGGAGTGGAGCAGTCACCTGGGGGTGAGGAGACTGGGGCAAGGGTAGGCTTCCTGGAGGGGGTGTCATTTGAGATGGGTGAGCTAGGGCTCAGTTATGATGATAATAACAAATAGCTGCATTCCAGGGACTTCCCACTAGATGCCTGGTACTTTGCTGGGTCTTGTAGGAGTtgttcccattttccagatgaggaaactgaggcccagagagattaagtCCAAGCCAGAGCTGGAACCCTGGTCTGTCTGACTCTAGGGCCACACTGTCCTCTGTGACAGGCCTGAATCTCAGGCTCAGTAGTTGGGGTGTTATTCTGTAGTCAGTAGGAGGGAACCATTGAAGGTCTGGGGGGCAGGAAATGATGTGGTAAAAGGTAGATGTAGTCACCCAGTCACTGTGCTTCCCTCACACTAACTCCAGGAcccttcctcctgcccccacCTCGCCCCCACCAAAAATACCCCTGGACTGACCACCCTCCCTACACCCTCAGGTCTACAACAGATGGAGCCACCGTGTCCAGGGTGAAGCTGCAGGTGTGGGGGGCACTGACCAGCCTGGGCTCTGTGCTGCCCTGTGGCTCCCTCAGCAGCCACAAGCTACCTTGGGTGACAGGTAAGTGGCAGCTGGGGATTGGGGGCTGGACGGGAAAAGATTTCTCATTAGGCTCTGCTCCTGACCTGATGCCCCTACAGTCTCACACCACGACCCTGAGATCCCCTTCAACCACAGCTTCATTGAACCACCCTCTGCCGGTTGGGCCTCCGACGACTCCTTCTCTTCTGATCCTGAGTCTGGAGAGGAGGATGAGGGtcctgcctactgtgtgccacccCAAGAAGGTAGGACCCACTCAGCCCCTGGGCAGCCCTGCCCACCACAACCTTTTCCTCAAATGTTTATCAATAGCGTGTGCGTGATTCTATGCCAGTCTTTACCTGGCTCTCAGAACACAGTAAAGAATAAGATAGACAGATCCCTGCCCTCACCAAGCTTATATTCtggcagacagaaagagaagcagtcagttataggacagagtgatgCAGGCTTTCATGGGGGGCATAAGAGCAGGGGCTCATAATCCAGGCATTTCAGGTTTTTTGGGGTCAGGGGAGACGTCCCAGTGTTAGTGCTAGACTGAGTTGAGTCTAGCAAAATCAGTAGGAGTGAGCCAAGTGAAAGTTAGGGCAAGGTGGGAATGGTGTTTCCggaagagggaacagcatgcACAAAAGCTCAGAGGTGTGAGGGACAAGACTCTGCTGCACTGAAAGAATTTCTGCGTGGCTAGACTGTGGCCTTAATTCAGTGTGGAGAGGGGCGGGAAGAGAAGAGGCTAGGAGTAGCAGTGGTTACCTGAGTAGACCCTTCCCCGGCCTCTCTCTGCATCCTTAccctcttcctccagtcctgaggcCCCCTGGAAGATGCTGAGCTGGGTAAGTAGGATGGGTTGGGGTAACCAGCCCAGCTCCAGTCAAGCCCTTCTCTTCTGCTTCCTCCACCAGGGATGGCCCCTGTGGCCCAAGTAGAGTCAACAGAGGCCAGCCTGGCTACAGGCCCCTTCCCTCCCCCTGAGGATGCCTCCACACCATTCGCCATCCCACGCACCTCCAGCCTAGCCCGGGCCAAGCGGCCATCAGTCTCCTTTGCTGAAGGTACCAAGTTTGCGCCACAGAGTCGCCGGAGCTCAGGGGAGCTCTCCAGTCCCCTCCGAAAGCCTAAGAGGCTCTCTCGGGCAGCCCAGCCAGGTCCTGAGGGCCAGGAGGCTGAGGAATCCACAGGCCCAGAGCCAGCAGAAACGGACAAGGCCCCTTCTGGTGCTGCCAGCCCCAGGGACTCAGCCATTGGCCGCCGGCAGCATCCACTTGGAGGCCGAACCGTGGCTGAACGTGTGGAAGCCATTGAGGGCAGTGTGCAGGAGAACTCAGGCCCAGTGACCACCATCTACATGCTGGCAGGGACACCTCGGGGATCTGAGGGGCCTGTCCGGTCTGTCCTGCGCCGTTTTGGTAGTTTCCAGAAAGGCCAGTCAGAGCCCAAGGTCAAGAGTGCCATCCCCAAGCCTCCACGCAGAGCCCTGAGTCGGAACAAGGGCAGCCCTGGGCTGGCCTCTGGCTGTGCTAGCCAGAGTCCTGGCTCAGCCCCGTATGAGGAGCTCACGGGGGCCTTGGAGTCTGTGAGAGCCAGGCCAGGAGAAGTGGCCAGGGGGCTGGGAGATGGCATTGAGAGCCCGGGGAGGGCCCAGGAGCTGGCCCCTGCGGGTGCCCTCCCAGAACAGGCTCCCCAGAAGCTGGCTGAAGAGGAAGGGCAGGAGGAACCCCAGTATGAGAATGTTGCACCCATCTCTGGGCCATCAGAGCCCTGAAGACCTTGAACTTGGGGAGTGGGGGGACTACAGAAGGGGGACACCAGGACTGCCACTGGGTCATATTACGCATTGTGCTGGGAAATGATCACAGGGTAGGGACAGACCTGCCAGAGCCTCTGTCCCTTCCATAGGGACAAGTCAAAGATTAGAGGCCAGGGTTGGCTCTGGAAACTGGAAGAGCTCCTGGAGTGGGTCTGGAAGGCCCAGGCAGAGAGCTGCAGTGTAGGGTCACAGAGGAGAAGAGGAGATGCTGCAGGGACTTTTTCTCTGTTGTTCAAAGGGATATTCTTTCCTTTATTTGCAAAACATTTCTTTTGAAATGGGAAACAACCTAAAAGTTTGACTATgagattggttaaataaatatttcttatgaCAGTTTACTACACAACCACTAAAAATCGCGTTATGCAAACATAGTTCATGAAGTGGGAGAATGTTCATACTGTCCTGTTAAGTGCAAAGAGTACAAACTAGGAAACACAATATAGcaccattttctttttataaattttacttctttatGCCTCAGGATACACGTTTAGGATTCTAcgttttttctgtatgttttgttaatattttaaaagcggaagtgtttgttttttttaaaggatatatGTGCATAAAAAGCAATTTGAGGGAAAGGCATAAAATGGTCATTTCCTCTGAGTGATGAGATCATg
The window above is part of the Elephas maximus indicus isolate mEleMax1 chromosome 19, mEleMax1 primary haplotype, whole genome shotgun sequence genome. Proteins encoded here:
- the SCARF1 gene encoding scavenger receptor class F member 1 isoform X2; the encoded protein is MGLRLLLLLLLFWTQGTQGSKLDPNGRHVCVASSPSAELQCCPGWRQEDGECTIPICEGLDACQEDEVCVKPGLCRCKPGFFGAQCSSRCPGQYWGPDCRESCPCHPHGQCEPATGACHCQADRWGDRCEFACACGPHGRCDPATGACHCEPGWWATTCHRPCQCNLAAARCDPVTGTCLCEPGWWGRRCSFRCVCHGSPCEQGSGRCTCRPGWWGPGCRERCLCVRGRCSATSGQCACPPGFHGERCELQCPAGRYGAQCEDSCGHCKQNKPCAPDTGSCESCKPGWNGTRCHQPCPLGTFGESCRQQCPRCQFGESCQPDTGHCHRCDPGWQGPRCEEPCPPGTFGKDCGFTCPTCIQGTCDAVTGDCVCSAGFWGPSCNTSCPSGFHGDNCSVPCQCQEGPCHPVSGACQHGLHGQDAALIAGILVPLLLLLLGIACCAYCCWAARMDPKDRSTTDGATVSRVKLQVWGALTSLGSVLPCGSLSSHKLPWVTVSHHDPEIPFNHSFIEPPSAGWASDDSFSSDPESGEEDEGPAYCVPPQEGMAPVAQVESTEASLATGPFPPPEDASTPFAIPRTSSLARAKRPSVSFAEGTKFAPQSRRSSGELSSPLRKPKRLSRAAQPGPEGQEAEESTGPEPAETDKAPSGAASPRDSAIGRRQHPLGGRTVAERVEAIEGSVQENSGPVTTIYMLAGTPRGSEGPVRSVLRRFGSFQKGQSEPKVKSAIPKPPRRALSRNKGSPGLASGCASQSPGSAPYEELTGALESVRARPGEVARGLGDGIESPGRAQELAPAGALPEQAPQKLAEEEGQEEPQYENVAPISGPSEP
- the SCARF1 gene encoding scavenger receptor class F member 1 isoform X1: MGGTSVWPAAICEGLDACQEDEVCVKPGLCRCKPGFFGAQCSSRCPGQYWGPDCRESCPCHPHGQCEPATGACHCQADRWGDRCEFACACGPHGRCDPATGACHCEPGWWATTCHRPCQCNLAAARCDPVTGTCLCEPGWWGRRCSFRCVCHGSPCEQGSGRCTCRPGWWGPGCRERCLCVRGRCSATSGQCACPPGFHGERCELQCPAGRYGAQCEDSCGHCKQNKPCAPDTGSCESCKPGWNGTRCHQPCPLGTFGESCRQQCPRCQFGESCQPDTGHCHRCDPGWQGPRCEEPCPPGTFGKDCGFTCPTCIQGTCDAVTGDCVCSAGFWGPSCNTSCPSGFHGDNCSVPCQCQEGPCHPVSGACQHGLHGQDAALIAGILVPLLLLLLGIACCAYCCWAARMDPKDRSTTDGATVSRVKLQVWGALTSLGSVLPCGSLSSHKLPWVTVSHHDPEIPFNHSFIEPPSAGWASDDSFSSDPESGEEDEGPAYCVPPQEGMAPVAQVESTEASLATGPFPPPEDASTPFAIPRTSSLARAKRPSVSFAEGTKFAPQSRRSSGELSSPLRKPKRLSRAAQPGPEGQEAEESTGPEPAETDKAPSGAASPRDSAIGRRQHPLGGRTVAERVEAIEGSVQENSGPVTTIYMLAGTPRGSEGPVRSVLRRFGSFQKGQSEPKVKSAIPKPPRRALSRNKGSPGLASGCASQSPGSAPYEELTGALESVRARPGEVARGLGDGIESPGRAQELAPAGALPEQAPQKLAEEEGQEEPQYENVAPISGPSEP